In Portunus trituberculatus isolate SZX2019 chromosome 46, ASM1759143v1, whole genome shotgun sequence, a single window of DNA contains:
- the LOC123520239 gene encoding uncharacterized protein LOC123520239, whose translation MEKYPNYKYRPKRKVRNLSTYQSRSCSQYPILLDLMEGFQPFLTTPQQAQQAQHVPERATHFQEELTRPLTSHHQSALSSSLDHRIDTQAHTLSPLNHSAHHESKFAGMRPPLYHQVLHQESLVKHCDALAGSSASPHVSPPTQYLAASFPFPNSKPTTNTFARPSQVHYPPPLNLVDNSNKAHKTDVFRPWESNSCKDEVSHFPGSNNLGM comes from the exons ATGGAGAAATATCCCAACTATAAGTATCGTCCGAAACGCAAGGTGAGGAACCTGTCAACATATCAAAGCAG GTCTTGTTCGCAATATCCAATATTGCTGGACTTGATGGAAGGTTTCCAGCCTTTCCTCACAACGCCTCAGCAGGCTCAGCAGGCTCAGCATGTACCTGAACGAGCCACACACTTCCAAGAGGAACTAACACGGCCCTTGACATCGCATCACCAGTCCGCCTTGTCTTCGTCTCTGGATCACAGAATCgatacacaagcacacacactttctcctctCAACCATTCTGCACACCATGAGTCAAAGTTTGCAGGAATGCGACCACCGCTTTACCACCAAGTCTTGCACCAGGAAAGCCTTGTAAAGCACTGCGATGCACTGGCTGGCTCTTCCGCATCACCCCATGTATCTCCTCCCACTCAATATTTGGCCgcatctttccctttccctaatTCTAAACCAACAACAAACACTTTTGCTCGGCCGTCTCAAGTCCACTACCCTCCTCCACTGAACCTGGTAGATAACTCCAACAAAGCACACAAAACAGACGTGTTCCGACCATGGGAATCAAACAGTTGCAAGGATGAAGTCTCACATTTTCCTGGCAGTAATAACCTAGGCATGTGA